The region GCAAGAGCGAACACACCCCCAATGCCGAAACGATTGCGGCCCTTGAAGAAGGGGACGCCATACTGCGGGGGGAAATCCCTGCCAAGGGCTATCATTCTGCCGAAGAGCTGCTTGCGGCGCTGCATGGATAGCCCATGGAGAAGATCGACACTATTCTGTCCCTTCTGATTAATGAAGAACCCTTGCCCGCCCATTGCCGCCCCCACGGCCTTTCCGGTACCTATGCCGGGTATATGGATTGCCATATCGGGGGTGACTGGGTCCTGATTTACCGCATCAGAACGGGAACCATACTTTTTTACCGCACCGGCACCCA is a window of Treponema primitia ZAS-1 DNA encoding:
- a CDS encoding type II toxin-antitoxin system YafQ family toxin translates to MEKIDTILSLLINEEPLPAHCRPHGLSGTYAGYMDCHIGGDWVLIYRIRTGTILFYRTGTHSDLF